In a single window of the Elaeis guineensis isolate ETL-2024a chromosome 4, EG11, whole genome shotgun sequence genome:
- the LOC105042561 gene encoding methyl jasmonate esterase 1 isoform X2, producing the protein MNCHQSATKTSLHIASRRRKRRHIRATVMGVECAMVHYILVHGMCHGAWCWYQLATLLRSAGHRVTVLDLAASGINPKRLVELRRFADYSEPLMEAMASIPSDEKVVLVGHSLGGFNLALAMEKFPEKITVAVFASAWMPSISTPMSVFMHEDLTLATLLGRPGRQFLDEITSEDMITEKNYGSVSRVFIVSKEDRSLMADFQYWMTERSPGVVVKEIEGADHMVMLSKPKELCSLLPEIAKNIEFYVHMA; encoded by the exons ATGAATTGTCATCAATCAGCAACAAAAACGTCGTTACATATAGCATCAAGGAGACGCAAGAGACGCCACATTCGAGCAACAGTAATGGGTGTGGAATGCGCCATGGTGCACTACATCCTAGTTCATGGGATGTGCCATGGTGCATGGTGCTGGTACCAGCTCGCCACCTTGCTTCGGTCGGCCGGGCATCGGGTCACGGTGCTTGATCTCGCTGCCAGTGGGATCAACCCCAAGCGTCTCGTTGAGCTCCGGCGATTTGCCGACTACTCAGAGCCATTGATGGAGGCGATGGCTTCGATCCCATCCGATGAGAAGGTGGTCCTCGTTGGCCACAGCCTTGGTGGATTCAACCTCGCTCTTGCCATGGAAAAATTCCCTGAGAAGATCACGGTCGCGGTCTTTGCCTCTGCCTGGATGCCGAGCATCTCCACTCCCATGTCTGTCTTCATGCATGAG GATTTAACGCTGGCTACTTTGCTAGGAAGGCCGGGAAGACAATTCCTTGATGAAATAACAAGCGAAGACATGATCACAGAGAAGAACTATGGATCTGTGAGCCGAGTGTTTATTGTGAGCAAGGAAGATAGATCGTTGATGGCGGACTTCCAGTATTGGATGACCGAGAGAAGCCCAGGGGTGGTGGTGAAGGAGATTGAAGGTGCCGATCATATGGTCATGCTTTCAAAGCCCAAGGAACTATGCAGTCTCCTCCCAGAGATTGCGAAGAATATTGAATTTTATGTGCACATGGCTTGA
- the LOC105042561 gene encoding probable esterase PIR7A isoform X1, producing MNCHQSATKTSLHIASRRRKRRHIRATVMGVECAMVHYILVHGMCHGAWCWYQLATLLRSAGHRVTVLDLAASGINPKRLVELRRFADYSEPLMEAMASIPSDEKVVLVGHSLGGFNLALAMEKFPEKITVAVFASAWMPSISTPMSVFMHEYSRRNPPGPMDSKIIVNEDPENPFTSFLFGPKYMATTMYQLSPPEDLTLATLLGRPGRQFLDEITSEDMITEKNYGSVSRVFIVSKEDRSLMADFQYWMTERSPGVVVKEIEGADHMVMLSKPKELCSLLPEIAKNIEFYVHMA from the exons ATGAATTGTCATCAATCAGCAACAAAAACGTCGTTACATATAGCATCAAGGAGACGCAAGAGACGCCACATTCGAGCAACAGTAATGGGTGTGGAATGCGCCATGGTGCACTACATCCTAGTTCATGGGATGTGCCATGGTGCATGGTGCTGGTACCAGCTCGCCACCTTGCTTCGGTCGGCCGGGCATCGGGTCACGGTGCTTGATCTCGCTGCCAGTGGGATCAACCCCAAGCGTCTCGTTGAGCTCCGGCGATTTGCCGACTACTCAGAGCCATTGATGGAGGCGATGGCTTCGATCCCATCCGATGAGAAGGTGGTCCTCGTTGGCCACAGCCTTGGTGGATTCAACCTCGCTCTTGCCATGGAAAAATTCCCTGAGAAGATCACGGTCGCGGTCTTTGCCTCTGCCTGGATGCCGAGCATCTCCACTCCCATGTCTGTCTTCATGCATGAG TACTCAAGAAGAAATCCACCCGGACCTATGGATTCCAAAATTATTGTCAACGAAGATCCTGAAAATCCATTTACTTCATTCCTTTTCGGCCCTAAGTACATGGCAACCACCATGTATCAGCTCAGCCCACCTGAG GATTTAACGCTGGCTACTTTGCTAGGAAGGCCGGGAAGACAATTCCTTGATGAAATAACAAGCGAAGACATGATCACAGAGAAGAACTATGGATCTGTGAGCCGAGTGTTTATTGTGAGCAAGGAAGATAGATCGTTGATGGCGGACTTCCAGTATTGGATGACCGAGAGAAGCCCAGGGGTGGTGGTGAAGGAGATTGAAGGTGCCGATCATATGGTCATGCTTTCAAAGCCCAAGGAACTATGCAGTCTCCTCCCAGAGATTGCGAAGAATATTGAATTTTATGTGCACATGGCTTGA
- the LOC105042562 gene encoding uncharacterized protein: MAGGRGLGAVEEDEVDHYAVLSLPSGEEGALLTLKQIEKAYREQSRLRHPDKRPDDPNATADFQRLKSSFELLKDESKRREFDARLRARRDRALRDSVLSGKRRKLAADLEERERAAAAAGEGKEEVLDPAEQAKRREKEIAAELKREMEAFQARKVSEKTAPPSTSQTMGKEKGEENRGTAMLDKERILKVSWERDLGDYSAVKLRELFERFGAVEDVVIRTKGSKKRGSAIVVMSSKDAAVAAIHSMSGSLSNPLLVLPLQAASNSSPARSSEPINSRLGNIVGAGFQDYEASIMKKLQKANEKKKNM; this comes from the exons ATGGCCGGTGGAAGAGGCTTGGGAGCGGTGGAGGAGGACGAAGTCGACCACTATGCAGTCCTCAGTCTCCCCTCCGGCGAGGAAGGCGCCTTACTAACCCTTAAGCAGATCGAGAAGGCCTACCGCGAGCAGTCGCGCCTACGCCACCCGGACAAGCGCCCCGACGACCCCAACGCCACCGCCGACTTCCAGCGCCTGAAGTCCTCCTTCGAGCTCCTCAAGGACGAGTCCAAGCGCCGCGAGTTCGACGCCCGCCTCCGCGCTCGCCGCGATCGCGCCCTTCGTGACTCCGTCCTCAGCGGCAAGCGCCGCAAACTCGCTGCCGACCTGGAGGAGAGGGAGCGCGCCGCGGCGGCGGCGGGGGAGGGGAAGGAGGAGGTCCTCGACCCAGCCGAGCAGGCCAAGCGCCGGGAAAAGGAGATCGCTGCCGAGCTGAAGAGGGAAATGGAAGCGTTTCAAGCCCGGAAGGTCTCTGAGAAGACCGCTCCCCCTTCCACTTCG CAGACAATggggaaggagaagggagaggagaatCGTGGGACGGCAATGCTGGATAAGGAGAGGATATTGAAGGTCTCCTGGGAGAGAGACTTGGGGGATTATAGTGCTGTCAAGCTGCGAGAGCTGTTTGAAAGGTTTGGAGCAGTTGAAGATGTTGTGATAAGGACAAAAGGATCAAAAAAGAGGGGTTCTGCCATTGTCGTCATGTCTTCCAAGGATGCTGCA GTAGCGGCTATACACAGTATGAGTGGCAGTCTCTCAAATCCTTTGTTAGTTCTTCCTCTTCAAGCTGCTTCTAATAGCTCTCCTGCAAGATCTTCTGAACCAATCAACTCAAGACTTGGCAACATTGTGGGTGCTGGTTTTCAAGATTATGAGGCTTCAATCATGAAGAAACTTCAAAAG GccaatgaaaagaagaaaaacatgTAA